The following coding sequences lie in one Vidua chalybeata isolate OUT-0048 chromosome 16, bVidCha1 merged haplotype, whole genome shotgun sequence genomic window:
- the LDAF1 gene encoding lipid droplet assembly factor 1, with protein MSKEMQELQKQWHSVMQTIHSNANVVAFMNSRVGQYLDDHPFVALSLLMFIAVSAIPVGFFLVFVVTTAVMACIGVIVMEGVVIAIGGIALLCVLCGLGALSLGVSGVLSVSYVALSTLVNYWCASRGQMRKQDVNGSLPQKQPGLDLSASTGKSE; from the exons ATGTCTAAAGAAATGCAGGAACTACAGAAGCAATGGCACTCCGTGATGCAGACCATCCACAGCAACGCAAAT GTTGTTGCCTTTATGAATTCTCGCGTTGGCCAATATTTAGATGACCATCCTTTTGTTGCCTTATCACTCCTGATGTTTATTGCAGTGTCAGCTATTCCTGTTggatttttcctggtttttgttGTTACAACAGCTGTAATGGCCTGTATCGGTGTGATAGTCATGGAAG GTGTTGTCATAGCCATAGGTGGCATAGccctgctgtgtgtgctgtgtggcCTGGgagccctgtccctgggagTTTCTGGAGTGCTGAGTGTTTCCTACGTTGCACTTTCAACTCTGGTCAACTACTGGTGTGCATCAAG GGGTCAGATGAGGAAGCAAGATGTTAATGGAAGTTTACCACAGAAGCAGCCTGGCTTGGATCTTTCTGCCAGTACTGGAAAGAGTGAATAA